A window of Enterobacter ludwigii genomic DNA:
TGCTTATGAAACAGCTCCCTGAACACCGGATAGATGTCATCCTGGTCACGGATATGCTGCATGGCAAAGTTATCGAACATAGATTGCAGATGTTCATATTCCCGCCACAGGGTCTGGTGCGCACGACGGGTAATTTCGATATAGCTGTAGTAACGCACGACGGGCAGAATTTTCTTCGCCAGAATTTCATGACACAGCGGCGAGTCATCTGCCCAGTTATCGCCATCCGAGGCCTGCGCGGCATAAATGTTCCACTGCGCCGGGTCGTAACGCTCTTTTACCACTTCATCCATTAGCTTCAGTGCGCTTGATACAATGGTTCCCCCGGTCTCCTGGGAGTAGAAGAACTCATGCTCATCCACCTCTTTGGCCTGCGTGTGGTGGCGAATATAGACCACCTCCACGTTCTTATAGGTTCTGCTCAGGAACAGGTAGAGCAGAATATAAAAACGCTTCGCCATATCTTTGGTGGCCTGGTCCATTGAACCGGAGACGTCCATCAGACAGAACATCACGGCCTGGCTGGACGGCTCCGGACGTTTTTCGTAGTTCTTGTAGCGCAGGTCGAAGGTGTCGATAAACGGCACCCGATCGATCTTCGCCCTCAACTCAGCAATCTCTTTACGCAGGCGCTCCTCTTCCAGCAGTTGTGCCGGTTCCGTGTTTTCCACGACTTTCAGGTTGCTTTCGAGTTCGCGTAGTTCGCGACGTTTACCTGCCGTCATGGCCGTGCGTCGCGCCAGTGAATTCTGCAATGAACGCACGACGCTGATATTGGCGGGTACGCCATTGGCGGTATAGCCCGCGCGATGGGTTTTGTACTCGTTAAGCTGACGATGCTGATTCTTTCTCAGATTCGGCAGCGCCAGATCCTCAAACAGCAGGTCGAGATATTCATCTTTCGAAATCTGGAAGACAAACTCGTCCTGACCTTCACCATCCTGGCTGGCCTGTCCCTGACCGCTTCCTGAACCACCGCCGCCGCCCTGAGGACGCTCAATTCTGTCGTTCTGAACGAAGTGGTCATTACCTGGGTGTACGCGATGGCGCAGTCCGCCACGCCCCTGATGAAACATCGGTTCGCTGATGTCATCGGTAGGGATGGAGACAGATTCGCCGCTGTCGACGTCAGTCACCGAGCGTTTGTTGATGGCCTCGGAGATAGACTGTTTAATTTGCGCTTTATAACGGCGCAAGAAGCGCTGGCGGTTCACCGTGCTCTTGTTTTTGCCGTTAAGACGCCGGTCAATAAACCAGGTCATATACCCCCCGTACTGCATTTGCCAACTTGCATTTTGTAGGCCCGGTAAGCGCGAGTGCCTACCGGGCACTTGTTTTAAGACGATTTACGCACACGCAGATACCATTCGCAGAGCAGGCGAACCTGCTTGCGGGTGTAGCCTTTTTCCATCATACGGTCGACAAAGTCGTCGTGCTTTTTCTGCTCATCGGTTGAGGTTTTGGCGTTAAACGAAATAACCGGCAACAGCTCTTCGGTATTGGAGAACATTTTCTTCTCAATAACCGTGCGCAGTTTTTCGTAGCTGGTCCAGTTCGGGTTACGTCCGCTGTTATGCGCTCTGGCGCGCAGCACGAAGTTCACAATCTCGTTGCGGAAGTCTTTCGGGTTGCTGATCCCGGCAGGTTTCTCGATTTTTTCCAGCTCTGCGTTCAGGGATTCACGGTCAAACAACTGGCCGGTATCCGGGTCGCGGTACTCCTGATCCTGGATCCAGAAGTCAGCATAGGTGACATAACGGTCGAAAATGTTCTGCCCGTATTCTGAATAGGATTCCAGGTAGGCCGTCTGGATCTCTTTGCCAATGAACTCGGCGTATTTCGGGATCAGGTAGCCTTTCAGGAACTCAAGGTAGCGTTCAGCCTGTTCCTGCGGGAACTGCTCACGTTCGATTTGCTGTTCCAGTACATAGAACAGATGAACCGGGTTAGCGGCCACTTCCGCATGGTCGAAGTTAAAGACGCGGGAGAGGATCTTAAACGCGAAACGCGTAGACAGACCGTTCATCCCTTCGTCGACCCCGGCGTAATCACGGTATTCCTGATACGACTTCGCTTTCGGGTCGGTGTCTTTCAGGCTTTCACCATCGTAAACGCGCATTTTCGAGTAGATGCTGGAGTTTTCCGGCTCTTTCAGGCGCGACAGGATGGAGAAGCGTGAGAGGGTCTCCAGAGTACCGGGCGCGCAAGGGGCATGTACCAGCTCACTGTGGTTAAGCAGTTTCTCGTAAATTTTGATCTCTTCAGAGATCCGCAGGCAATAAGGCACTTTGACGATATAAACACGGTCAAGGAACGCCTCATTATTTTTGTTGTTACGGAAGGTCACCCATTCTGATTCGTTTGAGTGTGCCAGAATGATGCCGTTAAACGGCAGGGCGGAGATACCTTCCGTCCCGTTGTAGTTACCTTCCTGGGTGGCCGTCAGCAGAGGATGCAGCACTTTAATCGGTGCTTTAAACATCTCTACGAATTCCATGATCCCCTGGTTTGACCGGCACAGTGCGCCAGAATAGCCATAGGCATCCGGGTCGTTTTGCGCAAAGTTTTCCAGCTTACGAATATCGACTTTCCCCACCAGGGCTGAGATGTCCTGGTTGTTCTCATCGCCGGGTTCCGTTTTGGCGATGGCAATCTGTTCCAGAATGGATGGCCACACTTTCACTACGCGGAATTTGGTAATGTCGCCACCAAACTCATGCAGACGTTTTGCCGCCCACGGCGACATAATAGTGCCAAGATAACGACGCGGGATGCCAAATTCTTTATCCAGAATTTGCGCATCTTCCTGCGGGTTAAACAGACACAGCGGATGGTCGTTTACCGGGCTGCGTTCTCCGTTCGCACTCAGCACATAAATAGGGACGCGCTGCATCAGTGATTTCAGGCGTTCAGCCAGAGATGATTTACCACCCCCCACTGGACCCAGTAAATAGAGGATCTGTTTCTTCTCTTCCAGACCCTGGGCGGCATGCTTCAGATACGAGACAATCTGTTCGATGGCATCTTCCATACCATAGAACTCTTCAAACGCCGGATATCGGGCGACCACCCGATTCGAAAAGAGACGGGAAAGCCGGGGTTCCAGGGCAGTATCAACCATGTTTGGCTCACCAATAGCCATTAATAGCCGTTCTGCCGCATTGGCATAGGCACTGCGATCTTGCCGACAGATGGTAAGAAACTCCTGCAGTGTGAACTCTTCGTCCTTGGCAGCTTCATAGCGCTGGCGATAGTGATCGAATATATTCATGGCATGCCGTCCTTTCGTTTTTTAGCACAGGATAAGAGCCGTTCGTATGAGTAGTGGAGGCTCCCGGAAGAGAATCTCTCGCACCTCACTGCCAGAGCAGCAACCTGTGTGCCAGGTCAGACGCTAAGAACCGCAGGGTGTTCAGGAAAACTCTTCTTAAATTAAAGCGTAGATGGCATTTGCAAAACTTGCATGCCGATAAAATCTAATTTCAATGACATATCAATAACTCATCCAAAAATTTCCATTGCCGATATAAGTCATAAGGGCATTCTTCACATGGTGGTCATATAAATGAAAACGGCCTGTCATCTGAAAAATGAAAAATAACGGGTTAATCAAAGTGATTAGCAGGCAAAAAATTTGGGGAAGTACGGGTCTGGCGGTTACACTTCACCCGCTGATTATTTGACTACAGGAAAGAATGGATTGTGACCAAACTCAAACTTCTGGCATTAGGCGTACTCGCCGTAACCGCAGTTAGCACCGCACAGGCGGAAAGTCAGTGGACGGTTGGGGCGGGCGTTGGCGTCATTAACAGCCCATACAAACAGTATGACCGTGATCTTTACCCCGTTCCGGTTGTCACCTATGAAGGCGATAATTTCTGGTTCCGCGGTCTGGGCGGCGGCTATTATCTGTGGAACGATACGGCCGATAAGCTCTCCATCATGGCCTACTACGATCCGACGCACTTCAAACCAGGTGACAGTGACAGTCACGCCTTGCGTCAGCTCGACAAGCGTAAGAGCACCATGATGGCCGGTCTCTCTTATGTGCATAACACCCAGTATGGCTTCCTGCGTATCGCGCTGGCGGGAGATACGCTGGATAACAGCAACGGCTTTATCTGGGATCTGGCGTGGCTTTATCGCTACACCAACGGTGCGCTGACCCTGACGCCAGGTATTGGTGTGCAGTACAACAGTGAGAACTACAACGACTACTACTATGGCGTCTCTAAAAACGAGTCCCGTCGTAGCGGTCTGAAAAGCTACAGCGCAGATGATGGTTGGGATCCGTACCTGGAGCTGACCGCGAGCTACAACTTCCTCGGTGACTGGAACGTATACGGTACTGGTCGTTACGAGCGTCTGAGCGACGAAGTGAAAGATAGCCCAATGGTCGACAAGTCCTGGGCGGGCATTTTCTCTGTTGGTGTGACCTACAAGTTCTGATTGTGCATTAATACGGTGCAGTCAGTGCATCAAAACGGGGCGCGAGCGCCCCGTTTGCTTTATAGCGGTGCAGCGGGATTAGCGCTTAACAATGCGAATGGTTTGCCCTAAACGAGATGGTTTTTCTTCGCTGGCTTTCTGCGGCGTCGTCACGCAAGCCGTTTCTACGCAGACGAAGGTTTTGTAACCATCGTCAGGTACGTCTGCCATGCTAATAGAAACAGCCGGACCTGGGTTCCAGCCCACCACGTCGCTGTGATGGTGGTGAACCACTTCAATTCCGCGGTTCAGGGCTCCGTCGTGGATCACGCTGCACGCTTCCGGATGCTGATATACGCGGTCGGTACGATCAGGGAACGTTTGTACCCCGTCGCTGAGCTTGCCTTCTTTGGCGTTGTCCACTTTGTCGATAAAGGTATCGCCAAGACCGCTCACCTTCACTGCGTTGATATCACCCACGTTGAAATAGGTGTGCAGGGCAGAGGTGGTTTCGAACTCGCCATGGGCTTCCAGTTCAATTTCACAGGTTTTAGCCAGCTTAAAGCGGGCGTAAAGGGTGAAATCGTGCGGCCAGAGGGCGCGGGTTTCATCATTAGCCTGCAGCTCAAAGGTCAGCACTGCGCCGTTGTCATCTTCATTATGCGCTTTCAGCGTCCACTGCTGGTTACGGGCAAAACCGTGAGAAGGCAAACCCTGTTGCGCGGACGGGCCGAACCACGGCCAGCAGATCGGCACGCCACCTCGGATCGCGGCCCCTTTTTTGAAAGAGGTTGCATCACTCAGCCACAAACCTTCAACTTCTCCTTCAGGTTTCCAGGAGAGGAGGTGGGCGCCGTTCAGCGCTACGGAGGCTTTTACGCGCGGATGGTCAACGACGATAATATCGGCACCGTCGATCTGACGGCGGGAGAGCACAGGGGTAAGTTGTTCGACTACCGGAAGTGCAAAAATTTTATTAATCATTACGCAATCCTCTGTCTTTAAAGCAATAAAAAAGGCGACCGTAGTCGCCTTTTTGGATCAAGCACTCATCTCAACTTATTTGGAGATGTGAGCGATCAGGTCCAGTACTTTGTTAGAGTAGCCGGTTTCGTTGTCGTACCAGGATACCAGTTTAACGAAGTTGTCGTTCAGTGCGATACCAGCTTTAGCATCGAACACAGAAGTGCACACTTCGCCGTTGAAATCGGTAGATACAACGTCGTCTTCTGTGTAGCCCAGAACGCCTTTCATTGCGCCTTCGGAAGCAGCTTTGATTGCTTTCTTAATTTCTTCATAAGAAGCAGCTTTTTCCAGACGAACGGTCAGGTCAACAACGGATACGTTAGGAGTTGGAACGCGGAACGCCATACCAGTCAGTTTGCCATTCAGTTCTGGCAGTACTTTACCTACCGCTTTAGCAGCACCGGTAGAGGATGGGATGATGTTCTGAGCCGCGCCACGGCCACCACGCCAGTCTTTGTGAGACGGGCCATCAACGGTTTTCTGAGTAGCGGTGGTCGCGTGAACAGTAGTCATCAGACCTTCGATGATGCCGAAGTTGTCGTTGATAACTTTAGCCAGCGGTGCCAGGCAGTTGGTGGTGCAGGATGCGTTAGACACGATATCCTGGCCAGCGTAAGTTTCGAAGTTTGCACCACGAACGAACATTGGGGTGTTGTCTTTGGAAGGACCAGTCAGAACAACTTTCTTCGCACCCGCGGTAATGTGTTTACGCGCAGTTTCGTCGGTCAGGAAGATACCGGTTGCTTCAGCAACAACGTCAACACCGATTTCGTTCCATTTCAGGTTAGCTGGGTCTTTCTCAGCAGTAACGCGGATGGTTTTGCCGTTAACAACCAGGTGGCCGTCTTTCACTTCAACGGTGCCGTCGAAACGACCGTGAGTTGAGTCGTACTTCAGCATGTACGCCATGTATTCAGCGTCCAGGAGATCGTTGATACCAACGATTTCGATGTCAGAACGTTTCTGAGCAGCACGGAAAACAATACGGCCGATACGGCCAAAACCGTTGATACCTACTTTGATAGTCATATATTCCACCAGCTATTTGTTAGTGAATAAAAGGTTGCCTGTAAAATTACAAAAACCTTACGCAGCGTCAAGCGGAATCGTGTCAATCATTGCGACAAATCAATCCTGTGACTAACTTTTGTGCGACTGACTCGCCTCACTTTCCCTTTGAGCTTGCAACCAATGGGGGCTGCGCCCGGGATTTTAAAGTCCTCACAGGATAAAAATGTGAACAAGATCACAATTGCCTGACCGCTTTTTCGCGACACATAAGTTTAGAACAAAAGTGCACGCAAGGGTGTTAATGTTTTGTTAGAATCCGGGTTAAAAGATGTCTGTTTCTACAGCGAGATGTAAGCATATGTCGAACCAACGTAACCCTGACGATTTGAAAAAAAACCTCACAGAAATGCAGTTTTACGTGACCCAGAATCACGGAACAGAACCGCCATTCACCGGGCGTTTACTGCACAACAAGCGAGACGGCGTCTACCACTGTCTGGTCTGTGATGCCCCACTGTTCAATTCCCAAACGAAATTTGATTCCGGCTGCGGCTGGCCGAGCTTTTATGAGCCGGTAAGCGATGACGCAATCCGCTATCTGACAGATTCCTCACACGGCATGGTGCGTACCGAAATTCGTTGTGGAAACTGCGACGCGCACCTTGGTCATGTCTTCCCGGATGGCCCTCAGCCAACGGGTGAACGTTTCTGTGTGAACTCGGCCTCTATGAGCTTCACCGATGACGAAAACGGCGACCAGATCAAAGGTTGAAAAAACGATTCAGCAAATTATTCCTTTGAAAAGGAGAGATCGTGAATATTGATGACATGATTAACGGTATGACGCCGGAAATTTATCAGCGTCTGGTTACCGCCGTAGAACTTGGAAAATGGCCTGATGGCGTCGCGCTTACCCCGGATCAAAAAGAGAACAGTTTGCAACTGGTGATGTTGTGGCAGGCGCGCAATAACACGGATGCGCAGCACATGACTATCGACACCCAGGGTCAGATGGTGATGAAGAGTAAGCGCGAATTGAAAGAAGACTTTGGTATCACGCCGAAGCCGATTGCGACAATGAAAATGCAATAACGGTGCGCCTCACCCAGCCCTCTCCCTGTGGGAGAGGGCTTGATTGACTCACTACTTGTGTGGGATCCCGAGCGACTCCGCCAGCTGTTTCGCTAGCAGGTTTTCGTCGTCAGCCCCGTACTCCCAGAACATCGCCCCGGCGAGACCTTTCTCTTTGATGTAGTCCGCTTTGATTGCAACGGAACGCGGGTTCTCATAGTAAATCGCAAACAGCGCGTTGCCATCGGCACCCTTCACCGAAAGCCACGGCACTTTCGCCTGATCGTCCCAGTGCTCGGTAAAACGCTTCTGCGGATCGTTCAACAGCTTCTTCACGATATCGTTGTACTTCACGTAAGTATCTTTGGTCAGGTCGTAGCCGAGAGACTTAAATAACCCGATCTCCTGAGTCCCAAAGTACGGCTGGGTGACAGGATTT
This region includes:
- a CDS encoding YeaH/YhbH family protein, encoding MTWFIDRRLNGKNKSTVNRQRFLRRYKAQIKQSISEAINKRSVTDVDSGESVSIPTDDISEPMFHQGRGGLRHRVHPGNDHFVQNDRIERPQGGGGGSGSGQGQASQDGEGQDEFVFQISKDEYLDLLFEDLALPNLRKNQHRQLNEYKTHRAGYTANGVPANISVVRSLQNSLARRTAMTAGKRRELRELESNLKVVENTEPAQLLEEERLRKEIAELRAKIDRVPFIDTFDLRYKNYEKRPEPSSQAVMFCLMDVSGSMDQATKDMAKRFYILLYLFLSRTYKNVEVVYIRHHTQAKEVDEHEFFYSQETGGTIVSSALKLMDEVVKERYDPAQWNIYAAQASDGDNWADDSPLCHEILAKKILPVVRYYSYIEITRRAHQTLWREYEHLQSMFDNFAMQHIRDQDDIYPVFRELFHKQSSTSNA
- the yeaG gene encoding protein kinase YeaG, with the protein product MNIFDHYRQRYEAAKDEEFTLQEFLTICRQDRSAYANAAERLLMAIGEPNMVDTALEPRLSRLFSNRVVARYPAFEEFYGMEDAIEQIVSYLKHAAQGLEEKKQILYLLGPVGGGKSSLAERLKSLMQRVPIYVLSANGERSPVNDHPLCLFNPQEDAQILDKEFGIPRRYLGTIMSPWAAKRLHEFGGDITKFRVVKVWPSILEQIAIAKTEPGDENNQDISALVGKVDIRKLENFAQNDPDAYGYSGALCRSNQGIMEFVEMFKAPIKVLHPLLTATQEGNYNGTEGISALPFNGIILAHSNESEWVTFRNNKNNEAFLDRVYIVKVPYCLRISEEIKIYEKLLNHSELVHAPCAPGTLETLSRFSILSRLKEPENSSIYSKMRVYDGESLKDTDPKAKSYQEYRDYAGVDEGMNGLSTRFAFKILSRVFNFDHAEVAANPVHLFYVLEQQIEREQFPQEQAERYLEFLKGYLIPKYAEFIGKEIQTAYLESYSEYGQNIFDRYVTYADFWIQDQEYRDPDTGQLFDRESLNAELEKIEKPAGISNPKDFRNEIVNFVLRARAHNSGRNPNWTSYEKLRTVIEKKMFSNTEELLPVISFNAKTSTDEQKKHDDFVDRMMEKGYTRKQVRLLCEWYLRVRKSS
- a CDS encoding MipA/OmpV family protein produces the protein MTKLKLLALGVLAVTAVSTAQAESQWTVGAGVGVINSPYKQYDRDLYPVPVVTYEGDNFWFRGLGGGYYLWNDTADKLSIMAYYDPTHFKPGDSDSHALRQLDKRKSTMMAGLSYVHNTQYGFLRIALAGDTLDNSNGFIWDLAWLYRYTNGALTLTPGIGVQYNSENYNDYYYGVSKNESRRSGLKSYSADDGWDPYLELTASYNFLGDWNVYGTGRYERLSDEVKDSPMVDKSWAGIFSVGVTYKF
- a CDS encoding D-hexose-6-phosphate mutarotase, which produces MINKIFALPVVEQLTPVLSRRQIDGADIIVVDHPRVKASVALNGAHLLSWKPEGEVEGLWLSDATSFKKGAAIRGGVPICWPWFGPSAQQGLPSHGFARNQQWTLKAHNEDDNGAVLTFELQANDETRALWPHDFTLYARFKLAKTCEIELEAHGEFETTSALHTYFNVGDINAVKVSGLGDTFIDKVDNAKEGKLSDGVQTFPDRTDRVYQHPEACSVIHDGALNRGIEVVHHHHSDVVGWNPGPAVSISMADVPDDGYKTFVCVETACVTTPQKASEEKPSRLGQTIRIVKR
- the gapA gene encoding glyceraldehyde-3-phosphate dehydrogenase; protein product: MTIKVGINGFGRIGRIVFRAAQKRSDIEIVGINDLLDAEYMAYMLKYDSTHGRFDGTVEVKDGHLVVNGKTIRVTAEKDPANLKWNEIGVDVVAEATGIFLTDETARKHITAGAKKVVLTGPSKDNTPMFVRGANFETYAGQDIVSNASCTTNCLAPLAKVINDNFGIIEGLMTTVHATTATQKTVDGPSHKDWRGGRGAAQNIIPSSTGAAKAVGKVLPELNGKLTGMAFRVPTPNVSVVDLTVRLEKAASYEEIKKAIKAASEGAMKGVLGYTEDDVVSTDFNGEVCTSVFDAKAGIALNDNFVKLVSWYDNETGYSNKVLDLIAHISK
- the msrB gene encoding peptide-methionine (R)-S-oxide reductase MsrB encodes the protein MSNQRNPDDLKKNLTEMQFYVTQNHGTEPPFTGRLLHNKRDGVYHCLVCDAPLFNSQTKFDSGCGWPSFYEPVSDDAIRYLTDSSHGMVRTEIRCGNCDAHLGHVFPDGPQPTGERFCVNSASMSFTDDENGDQIKG
- a CDS encoding YeaC family protein, translated to MNIDDMINGMTPEIYQRLVTAVELGKWPDGVALTPDQKENSLQLVMLWQARNNTDAQHMTIDTQGQMVMKSKRELKEDFGITPKPIATMKMQ